From a single Verrucomicrobiota bacterium genomic region:
- a CDS encoding DUF1080 domain-containing protein, whose translation MHHRSMQRFLFSLATTCLLATSAASVLAAEPKAEASPLLFNGKTLEGWKITEFAGKGEVKVEKGELIFRAGEMLTGVTFTNPIPTMSYEISLEAMKLDGNDFFCGLTFPVDKSHATWVVGGWGGSVVGISNIDGQSAVENDTTRHLGFDKNKWYALRLRVTPGRIEAWIDKEKMVDLETQGRRIGMRIGEIELNVPLGLAAWQTSASIRNLKLTTIPSAK comes from the coding sequence ATGCACCATCGATCTATGCAACGCTTCCTCTTCTCCCTCGCCACGACGTGCCTCCTGGCCACGTCAGCTGCCTCCGTCCTGGCCGCTGAACCCAAGGCTGAAGCCAGTCCACTTCTATTCAACGGCAAGACGCTGGAGGGCTGGAAAATCACCGAATTCGCGGGCAAAGGCGAGGTCAAGGTCGAGAAAGGCGAACTGATCTTCCGCGCCGGGGAAATGCTGACCGGGGTGACGTTCACGAATCCCATCCCCACGATGAGTTACGAGATTTCGCTGGAAGCCATGAAGCTGGACGGGAACGACTTCTTCTGCGGACTGACCTTTCCGGTCGATAAGTCTCATGCCACTTGGGTCGTGGGCGGATGGGGCGGCTCCGTCGTCGGCATCTCCAATATCGACGGCCAGTCCGCCGTCGAGAACGACACCACGCGTCATCTCGGGTTCGACAAAAACAAATGGTATGCCTTGAGGTTGCGCGTGACCCCGGGACGCATCGAAGCCTGGATCGACAAGGAAAAAATGGTGGACCTGGAAACACAAGGGCGGCGCATCGGCATGCGCATCGGTGAAATCGAACTGAATGTGCCCTTGGGTCTCGCGGCCTGGCAAACGTCCGCCTCCATTCGGAATCTCAAGCTGACCACGATCCCGTCGGCGAAATAG
- a CDS encoding divalent metal cation transporter, whose translation MTTQKQEIPQPSGRWWTWVGPGAIVASLTIGAGELIFSTTAGALFRYDILWFFLLTLVAKWVLVVATARSFVLTGVHPLERWRALPGPPGWLLWIFLLLAVACFPVWVGFHAGTVGSLIAHVTGTSGAIHHAAHYVWGMLALALTMGLVFKGGYAVLERIQLAVVGLMLVLVLISLFLIHPDWGAMVRGLLFPTVPRYPDWISEYPAIAQRPLWVEVITYVGVLGGSGYDYLAYVSYLRDKQWGRAGRTPLPSAAHLVSGASRERAWLKVLYVDATVSFAAVLIFSLVFVACGATILAPQHKVPVGSNLLSLQAEFLTGIHPWLGPVYFVGAFLAMAGTLYGTIEVSPAIMRELLPLVGNGRQPDSAALRTGTVSWVAVGGFAVLGASVGWALLGHRGSPPLLVEILTPANLFTGVLACGFISLLNPWIERRALPEPLRMPVALRWAGLLSGLCFLALGFKAYADQGPRRAILMAVGTLLAGWACAVWARRRAGSATPPGSGPNSTGDVTQESKL comes from the coding sequence TTGACAACCCAAAAACAGGAAATTCCTCAGCCGTCCGGGCGCTGGTGGACTTGGGTTGGACCGGGTGCCATCGTCGCTTCGCTGACGATTGGTGCGGGTGAACTTATCTTTTCCACCACGGCCGGAGCTCTTTTTCGGTACGACATCCTTTGGTTTTTCCTGCTCACCCTGGTCGCCAAGTGGGTTTTGGTGGTCGCCACGGCCCGTTCCTTTGTGCTCACCGGGGTCCATCCTTTGGAACGTTGGCGGGCGTTGCCCGGCCCTCCGGGATGGTTGCTCTGGATCTTTCTCCTGCTCGCGGTGGCATGCTTTCCGGTCTGGGTGGGATTCCATGCCGGCACGGTCGGCTCATTGATCGCCCACGTCACCGGAACATCGGGAGCGATCCATCACGCCGCTCACTATGTCTGGGGCATGCTGGCGCTTGCCTTGACGATGGGGCTGGTTTTCAAGGGAGGTTATGCCGTGCTCGAAAGGATTCAACTGGCGGTGGTGGGGCTCATGCTCGTGCTCGTGTTGATTTCCCTCTTTCTGATCCATCCAGATTGGGGGGCGATGGTTCGCGGGTTGTTGTTCCCCACCGTGCCTCGTTATCCCGATTGGATCTCCGAGTACCCGGCCATCGCACAGCGCCCGCTTTGGGTCGAGGTCATCACCTATGTGGGAGTGCTCGGTGGATCCGGTTACGATTATCTCGCCTATGTCTCCTATCTGCGAGACAAGCAATGGGGCCGCGCTGGACGCACTCCACTTCCCTCGGCCGCTCATCTGGTCTCGGGCGCCTCACGGGAACGGGCGTGGTTGAAAGTGCTCTACGTCGATGCCACGGTGTCCTTTGCGGCCGTCTTGATCTTCAGCCTGGTGTTCGTGGCCTGCGGAGCCACCATCCTTGCCCCCCAACACAAGGTCCCGGTGGGCAGTAATCTTCTGAGTTTGCAGGCCGAGTTTCTGACGGGAATTCACCCCTGGCTGGGGCCCGTCTATTTCGTCGGCGCCTTCCTGGCCATGGCCGGAACCCTCTACGGCACCATCGAAGTGTCGCCAGCCATCATGCGTGAGTTGCTTCCGCTCGTGGGGAATGGACGGCAGCCGGATTCGGCCGCGTTGCGCACTGGGACGGTATCGTGGGTGGCCGTGGGCGGCTTCGCCGTATTGGGGGCCTCGGTGGGTTGGGCCTTGCTGGGGCATCGCGGTTCCCCGCCCCTTCTGGTTGAAATCCTGACTCCGGCCAATCTCTTCACGGGTGTCCTGGCGTGTGGTTTCATTTCCCTCCTGAATCCATGGATCGAGCGCCGCGCCCTTCCCGAGCCGCTGCGGATGCCCGTCGCCCTGCGGTGGGCCGGACTGCTTTCTGGCTTGTGTTTTCTCGCGCTCGGATTCAAGGCCTATGCGGACCAGGGTCCCCGCCGGGCCATCCTCATGGCGGTCGGAACCTTGTTGGCAGGATGGGCCTGCGCTGTGTGGGCTCGCCGCCGCGCTGGAAGCGCAACTCCGCCGGGTTCCGGTCCAAACAGCACCGGCGATGTCACTCAGGAATCTAAACTATGA
- a CDS encoding tetratricopeptide repeat protein → MISPFSRRMLWVLLTLAALQSGESQAPERPRSNRAPEPKEATGALLLQAQQAFQAGKKTEALALATKAVEAEPGHPRPYFIRGKIHELMRNGASAISDYDRVVALDKTAIDIYQFRGAERFKLGQIKEAVEDFDRYLTLRPDQAAHHWQRGIALYYLDRFEDGRKQFDLHQSVNANDVENAAWHYLCNARATRDPKKAAQQILPIQEDGRPSMMDLYALYRGTKSVEEVESAIRQMPAGEKKDQAEFYGALYIGLFYEAQQDFVKARPQLLKSARLSANFGYMGDVARVHVAKKYTP, encoded by the coding sequence ATGATCAGCCCATTTTCGCGAAGGATGCTTTGGGTCCTCCTCACCTTGGCCGCGCTCCAATCAGGCGAGTCCCAAGCTCCAGAACGCCCCCGCTCCAACCGCGCTCCCGAACCTAAGGAGGCGACCGGCGCGTTGCTCCTCCAAGCTCAACAGGCGTTTCAGGCGGGCAAGAAGACCGAAGCCCTTGCCCTCGCCACCAAGGCGGTTGAGGCCGAACCCGGCCACCCCCGGCCTTACTTCATACGCGGAAAGATCCACGAACTGATGCGCAACGGGGCATCCGCCATCTCGGATTACGATCGTGTCGTGGCGCTGGACAAGACGGCCATCGATATCTACCAGTTCCGCGGAGCGGAGCGGTTCAAGCTGGGACAAATCAAAGAGGCGGTGGAAGACTTTGACCGCTACCTCACGCTGCGTCCGGATCAAGCGGCGCATCACTGGCAACGCGGCATTGCCCTCTATTACCTCGACCGTTTCGAGGACGGCCGGAAACAGTTCGACCTGCACCAGTCCGTCAACGCAAACGACGTGGAAAACGCGGCCTGGCACTATCTCTGCAACGCCCGGGCCACCCGGGACCCCAAGAAAGCCGCGCAGCAAATCCTGCCCATCCAGGAAGACGGTCGGCCCTCCATGATGGATCTCTATGCGCTCTATCGAGGCACGAAATCGGTCGAAGAAGTCGAATCGGCGATTCGCCAGATGCCCGCGGGTGAGAAAAAGGATCAGGCCGAATTCTACGGCGCGCTTTACATCGGGCTCTTCTACGAAGCCCAGCAAGACTTCGTCAAAGCGCGGCCCCAGCTGCTGAAATCGGCTCGACTGTCCGCCAACTTCGGTTACATGGGAGACGTGGCTCGCGTCCACGTCGCCAAGAAGTACACTCCATGA
- a CDS encoding YhbY family RNA-binding protein: MTLTPLTAAERRRLKGQAQKLKALLKLGKQGLTPALTSSIIQTFAHHPLLKIRLDDFKEERKELGPKLAEATGSHLVTVIGSVIVLYRPPPADAAKPD, from the coding sequence ATGACCTTGACTCCGCTCACCGCCGCAGAACGCCGCCGACTCAAAGGCCAGGCGCAAAAGCTGAAAGCCCTTCTCAAGCTGGGCAAACAAGGGCTTACCCCGGCGCTCACCAGCTCCATCATTCAAACCTTCGCCCACCACCCCCTGTTGAAAATTCGACTCGACGACTTCAAAGAGGAAAGGAAGGAGCTCGGTCCCAAGCTGGCCGAGGCGACCGGAAGTCACTTGGTCACCGTCATCGGGAGCGTGATCGTGCTCTACCGCCCGCCGCCCGCGGACGCCGCCAAACCGGACTGA
- a CDS encoding response regulator produces MTGRVAKVLFVDDDPMLLDLVRQLMAGFAQGTWEVLTARDSASALKLLQGNVIDLIVIDVHMPVVDGPQLLKLLQRKYPQLLKVVLTGDATGAYRSECLANGAELFLEKPRQREGWQVIYSTLVELVKFKPESGFRGVLRRVGLQEVLQLECLARNSSILDVSTPHAKGQVFIQDGEVIHAVCGSKAGETAFYFLFGLKGGDFSLHPFIPPGEKTIDKSWESLLMEAAQVCDEAHEPDPPVPDPPDELEREFETALLSKSSVTPSEPKVQAPQAAAFRKAVDEMLICSSQGEVVYDWQCKNVDSRVAFLECVSAKSAQLVHRLPAGSFERVDIEQSDGRLVVQIKSGHTLFVRTRLEAQAAEALRPEGKEEAAVAGA; encoded by the coding sequence ATGACAGGACGCGTCGCCAAGGTGTTGTTCGTGGACGACGATCCGATGCTGCTGGACCTTGTGCGCCAGTTGATGGCCGGTTTTGCCCAGGGCACATGGGAGGTGCTGACGGCCCGGGATTCGGCCTCGGCTCTCAAGCTGCTTCAAGGGAACGTCATCGACCTCATCGTGATCGACGTTCACATGCCCGTGGTGGACGGTCCCCAACTTTTGAAATTGCTGCAGAGGAAGTATCCGCAACTGCTCAAAGTCGTGCTGACCGGGGACGCGACGGGAGCGTATCGATCGGAATGCCTCGCGAACGGAGCGGAACTTTTTCTCGAAAAGCCCCGCCAGCGGGAAGGATGGCAGGTCATCTACTCCACGCTGGTGGAATTGGTGAAGTTCAAACCGGAATCCGGATTTCGCGGTGTCCTGCGAAGGGTTGGATTGCAGGAAGTTTTGCAATTGGAATGCCTGGCGAGGAACTCGTCCATCCTCGATGTCTCTACTCCCCACGCGAAGGGTCAGGTGTTCATTCAAGACGGCGAGGTGATTCACGCGGTCTGCGGTTCCAAAGCGGGCGAGACCGCGTTCTATTTTCTCTTTGGCCTCAAAGGGGGGGACTTTTCGCTTCACCCGTTCATTCCTCCTGGAGAAAAGACGATCGACAAATCTTGGGAGTCTCTCTTGATGGAGGCGGCGCAGGTTTGCGACGAGGCGCATGAACCGGATCCACCCGTGCCCGATCCGCCCGACGAGCTGGAGAGGGAATTTGAGACGGCATTGTTGTCCAAATCCTCGGTGACCCCGAGTGAGCCCAAGGTTCAAGCACCGCAGGCCGCGGCTTTTCGCAAGGCGGTCGATGAGATGCTCATTTGCTCCTCGCAGGGAGAGGTGGTTTACGATTGGCAGTGCAAGAACGTCGATTCGCGCGTGGCGTTCCTTGAATGTGTGAGCGCCAAGTCCGCTCAACTCGTACACCGGCTTCCGGCAGGATCGTTTGAGCGTGTCGACATCGAGCAGTCGGACGGACGCCTCGTGGTTCAGATCAAAAGCGGGCACACCTTGTTCGTCAGAACACGGTTGGAAGCGCAGGCCGCCGAGGCGTTGAGGCCGGAAGGAAAGGAAGAAGCCGCCGTGGCGGGAGCATGA
- a CDS encoding HDOD domain-containing protein — MIKSILVIAPRPTLARELQNRAHERGRDWSMHHVRSGVEGLVFLRQRLCDAVICEQDAGNISGVKFLDEMQTRHPQMLRFLVANLADSRAAATLVGCTHQILPAGAQVHSVEYALDRAFQLAVWLPSDHAMKLMGSIKNIPSPPSTYFQMVKELQSPLSSMDSVGQIISRDPAVSAKLLQLANSSLLGLQLQVSSIPEALMYLGMETTKSLVLLAHAFSHFEGKASPGMPVDALWKHSFKVGRRAQLIGESEQCSSDEAGTIFTADLLHDFGKLLLAANLPSKVRESIVLAKEKGLPMWEAERQVFGTDHAEVGGCLLGIWGLPRSILESVALHHQPVQFEEMDGRTVAIVHCADVITSSFAPSVPDVTAARLDLAFLGAAGFGDRFEIWDGSCREEWAARAA; from the coding sequence ATGATCAAGTCCATTCTTGTCATCGCACCGCGGCCCACGCTGGCTCGTGAGTTGCAGAATCGCGCTCACGAACGCGGACGCGACTGGTCGATGCATCATGTGAGAAGCGGCGTGGAGGGATTGGTCTTCTTGCGTCAGAGGCTGTGCGACGCGGTGATCTGCGAACAGGACGCGGGCAACATCAGCGGCGTCAAGTTTCTGGATGAGATGCAAACCAGGCATCCCCAGATGCTGCGGTTCCTGGTGGCCAATCTCGCGGACAGCCGCGCGGCGGCCACGCTGGTGGGCTGCACGCACCAGATCTTGCCCGCCGGAGCGCAAGTGCATTCCGTGGAGTATGCCCTGGATCGGGCCTTTCAACTTGCGGTTTGGCTGCCCAGCGACCACGCGATGAAGCTCATGGGGTCGATCAAGAACATACCCAGTCCTCCCTCGACCTACTTTCAGATGGTCAAGGAATTGCAATCGCCCTTGTCCTCCATGGATTCCGTGGGGCAGATCATCTCGCGCGATCCGGCGGTTTCCGCGAAGTTGCTGCAGTTGGCCAACTCTTCTTTGCTGGGATTGCAACTCCAGGTTTCGAGCATTCCTGAAGCGTTGATGTATCTGGGCATGGAGACGACGAAGTCGCTGGTATTGCTGGCGCACGCCTTTTCTCATTTCGAGGGCAAGGCGTCCCCGGGCATGCCGGTTGATGCGTTGTGGAAGCATTCGTTTAAAGTGGGGCGGCGGGCGCAACTGATCGGTGAGAGCGAGCAGTGCTCCAGTGATGAAGCAGGCACTATATTCACGGCGGACTTGCTGCACGATTTCGGCAAATTGCTGCTGGCGGCGAATCTGCCGTCGAAAGTTCGGGAAAGCATCGTCCTGGCGAAGGAGAAAGGCCTCCCCATGTGGGAAGCCGAACGGCAGGTGTTCGGCACTGATCACGCCGAGGTTGGAGGATGCCTGCTCGGGATATGGGGGTTGCCTCGATCCATTCTGGAGTCGGTGGCCTTGCACCATCAACCGGTTCAATTCGAGGAGATGGATGGACGCACGGTGGCCATTGTGCACTGCGCCGACGTCATCACCTCCTCTTTCGCGCCGAGCGTGCCCGACGTCACGGCGGCGAGGCTGGATCTGGCTTTTCTCGGAGCCGCGGGCTTCGGTGACCGGTTTGAAATCTGGGACGGTTCATGTCGCGAAGAATGGGCGGCGAGAGCGGCATGA